The Erythrobacter sp. HL-111 DNA segment CGCCTGCCTCGAGGCGGGGGTCGATTACCTCGACACCGCGAATTACGAGCCCAAGGACGAGGCCAGGTTCGAATACAAGTGGCAATGGGCCTATCACGATCGCTTCAGGGAGGCGGGGCTGATGGCGCTGCTCGGCTCCGGCTTCGATCCGGGCGTGACCAGCGTGTTCACGATGTGGCTCAAGAAGCATAGGCTGAAGTCGATCCGCCAGCTCGACATCCTCGATTGCAACGGGGGCGATCACGGTCAGGCCTTCGCGACCAATTTCAACCCCGAAATCAACATCCGCGAAGTCACCGCGCCCGCGCGCCACTGGGAAAACGGCGAATGGGTCGAAACCCCGGCGATGCAGGTCAGGACCGAATTCGACTTCGAGGCGGTCGGCGTCAGGAACGCCTACATGATGTATCACGAGGAACTGGAGAGCATCACCAGGTTCAATCCCGAGATCGAGCGCGCGCGGTTCTGGATGACCTTCGGCGATGAATACATCAAGCACCTCACCGTGCTCCAGAATGTCGGCATGACCTCGATCGAGCCGGTGAAGTACCAGGGCAGGGAGATCATCCCGCTGCAATTCCTCGCCGCGGTGCTGCCCAAGCCGGAAACGCTGGGCGAGACGACCAGGGGCAACACGAACATCGGCGTGATCGCGACCGGCGAGGCGCTCGACGGGTCGGGCGAGAAGACGTTCTACATCAACAATATCTGTTCCCACGAAGCCGCCTATCGGGAAACCGGCAACCAGGCGGTGAGCTACACGACCGGGGTTCCGGCGATGATCGGCGCGGCGATGATGGTGACCGGCCAGTGGCGCGGCGAAGGCGTGTTCAACATGGAGGAGATGGACCCCGATCCCTTCATGGAGATGCTCAACGAACACGGTCTGCCGTGGCAGGTGAAGGAGCTTGAGGGGCCCGTTGATTTTTGACGGTGATTTCGTATCCCCCATCGAGTGTTGGGGGATTGAAATGGCATCATGGAGAGAATTGCAGCCGCGTCTAAAGCGCGTCGAAAGTGCGCCTCCGCTGCGACGCGTCAATGGAATCGGAGTGGGCCTTCTGGGGTGGAAACGAGAGATTCCTGGAAGCCCAATGTATTTCAAGGGTTATTGGATTAGCTTCTTATTCTTACCTGTCATACCTCTGGGTTTCTATGTGGTCTCCGGTGGTTATCCAGAGTATCGCTTTCACGCAAAAATGAGTCTGTTTAACTTCGTCAGAACGTATAAATTTGGAAGCTTAATATATATAATTTCAGCGTTTTTTGAATCGGTAATTTTCTTTGTTTTGTTTTTTGGCTTGATGTTTGCCGTGGTTGGTGGCCTGCACTGGATCAAGTCTTTACTCCGTTAGGTGCTCATGCAAACCAAAGCCGGCGATCCGGGCGCCTTCGCCCATTTCGACCTGTCGCGCGTCGACAGCCCCGCCTTCGTCGTCGACGCCGCGAAGCTGCGCGCCAATTGCCGGGTGCTGGCCGAGGTGCGCGACGCGGCGGCGGCGGACGGGGCGAGCATCAAGGTGTTTGCCGCGCTCAAGGCGTTCTCGATGTGGTCGACCGCGCACATCATCGGCGAATATCTCGACGGGGTCTCGACCTCCGGCCTGTGGGAAGCGCGGCTCGCCTCCGAATTCTACGACGGCGAAATCGCGACCTATTCCGCCGCCTTCAAGCCGGACGAGCTGGAGGAGGTCTGCCGCCTGTCCGATCACGTGATCTTCAATTCGCCCGGCCAGATGCAGCGCGCCGCGCTGATCCTGGAACAGGCCGCGGCGAGCGGGGGCGACGTGTCGGTTGGCCTCAGGATCAACCCGCAGGTCGCGACCGGCGAGGTGCCGCGCTACGACCCGTCCTCGCCCGGATCGCGGCTCGGCTTCCCGCTCGACCAGTTGACCGAAGAGCACATGGAGGGCGTCGAAGGCATCCACTTCCACAACCTGTGCGAACAGGCCTTCGAACCGCTTGCGCGGACATGGGACCGGGTGTTCGACGCGATCGAGCCGTTCTTCGGCCAGCTCAAATGGATCAACATGGGCGGTGGCCACCACATCACCCGCGCCGATTACGAGCGCGAGGAACTGGTCGAATTCCTGAAAGATGCCGCCGAGGACACGGGCGCCGAGATCATCATCGAGCCGGGCGAGGCGGTCGCGCTCGACGCGGGGATCCTAATCGGCACGCTGCTCGACACAGGCTTCAACGAAGTGCCGATCGGTGTGACCGACGTTTCCGCCACCTGCCACATGCCCGACGTGATCGAGGCGCCCTATCGCCCCGCCATGCTGAACGAACTGACCGACGACAGCATCCCGATCCGCCTCGGCGGGCCGTCCTGCCTCGCGGGCGACGTGATCGGCGATTATCGCCTGCCCGTGGCGGCCGAGCCGGGCGCGCGTTTCGCCTTTCTCGACCAGGCGCATTATTCGATGGTCAAGACCAACACCTTCAACGGCGTGGCCCTGCCGAGCATCTGGCTGTGGGACAGCGACACCGACGCCTTGGACTGCGTCAAGCGCTTCGATTACGAGGATTTCCGCGACCGGTTGAGCTGACGCGGCGGCGTCAGAGCCCCTTGCGCCCGAAGCGGGCACCGGGACGGGCGGCGCTGCGAGCGGCGATAGGGGCGACGGAGGGCGGAGCGATGGCATCGCCGGTCACCGGCCCCGCCTCGTTCGCGTCCGGCATTCGTGCAGCGCCCATCGCCCGGCCGCGCTCCGTCTGGTTGATCGCCAGCGCCAGCGCGGCCAGCGCGGCGAATTGTTCGGCGGTTTGCTCCGCGCGCGCGCGGTCCTGCCGGGCATCCATCGTGCCGCTCTCGAACAGATCCTCGCCCTCCACCGCCAGGATCACCTCGCCGCGGACGAACAGGGCGCGCAGCTCCTTCGCACCGAAGGCCGTTTCCAGCCGCAGCAGGTGTTCGATGTAGGAAGGGTGAACCAGCACGCGCGCTTCGACCTGATCGTCGCTGAACAGGCCGAACTTCTCTTCGAAGTCGGGGTGCACCTGATCGACGAAATCGAGCTGGTGGCCGTCGAAACGGACGCTGTCCTTCGTCCCGCCCAGCCCGAACCACTTGCGATGCTCGCCCGCGCGCTGGAGCAGGGTGGTGGAATGGAACGGGCGGCCGAACGCCATCTGGATGATGACCCCGCGAAACACCGTCACCCAGCGGCGGTTCTTGCCCGATCCGCGGCGTTCCTCGAGATGGGCTTCGTAGAGATTGAAGGCGTGTCCTTCGAGCGTGCCGTGCCAGCGATCCTCGAAACCGGAGCGGCCGAACGCGGGGACGAGGCCGTAACGCTTCGCGGCCTCGAACTCCGCGCCCGGCTCGACCGCGTGTTCGTACGACACGCCGAGGCTGCGGGCGATGGCCGAATTGATGCCGAGCTTGATCTGCTGCTTGGCTTCGCCGATCGGGCGGTATCCCCACCACCACACTGCCAGTCCGCCGCCGACCAGCAGGTGCCACTGGAAGCCGGTGAGCCAATCCGGCCCGAACGGAACGAGGGCGAACAGCACGAGCAGTCCGCCTGCGCCCCAGGTCCAGCGGGAGGCGGCGACCTGTCTGGCAGAGGCGCGCATGTCGGACTGCGACGCCAGCCACTCGCCCAATCGCCCCTGCATCAGCTGGTTGACATCCGCACGCATGACTTTGCCTTTAGTGCAATCCGGTCTGGGATTCCTTAACAATCCGAAGGTAAGATGATCGCCGCACAATGGAGTCGTTGCGCCATGGTTGATATTCTCGGCTGGTTCTGGACCTCGGCGATGCTCGTCATCGCGGCGGGCCTCGTGGTGCTGATCATCGCCATCTACAACAACCTCGTCTCGCTGCGCCAGAACGTGCGGCAGGGCGTGGCCGATATCGACGCGCAATTGCGCCAGCGCCACGATCTCATCCCCAATCTCGTCGAGGCGGTGAAGGGCTATGCCGGCCATGAAAGCGCCACGCTCGAAGCGGTGGTCGAGGCGCGCAACCGGGCCGCGCAGGGTGGGCCGAACTCGGCGAGCGAGCAGAGACTGCGCGTCGCGCTCGACAACCTGCTGGCGCTGGGCGAAGCCTATCCCGACCTCAAGGCCTCGGCCAATTTCCAGGAACTCCAGCGCGAACTGGCCGATGTCGAGGACAAGCTCGCCGCGGCGCGCCGGGCGCTGAATGCGGCGGTTTCGCGCTTCAACACGGCGCGCGAATCCTTCCCCGCCGTGCTGTTTGCCGGAATGCTCGGATTCAGCGAGGCCGATTTCAACCGCCTCGACGACAGCGAGCGCGGCACGGTCGACCAGGTTCCCGCGATCTCGTTCTGACGATTGCGCGGCACGGGCCGCCGACAGCGCGCCTCCGCACGGAACTTCGGGGCGTCCCTGCGTTGATTCGGGGCGCCGAACGCGGCGAGCCGGAGGGCCTGCAGCAGGGGCGCGAGATTTATCATTGCGCGCCCGCTCGAACTCTCTATATGCGCCCCCCTCTGCCCCAAGGGACATGACCGCAAGGCAGGCTCAAAACCGTTTGGTTCAACGCTAAACCTTCTGGGGGTCCCTTGAATTGCTCACATTTCCCGACGCCAAGGCTGTAGCCCGGGCCCTGCGCCCGGACGAACCGGTCATCCTCAACCGCCCGCACGCAGCGCGGCGGGCCGCCCAGTTCTTTGTCGATCGCTTTCCCGGCAAGGTGCTCTACGCGGTCAAGGCCAATCCCGCGCCCGACCTGATCGAGGTGCTGTGGGATGCGGGCGTGACCCATTACGACGTCGCTTCGATCGCCGAGGTGCGGCTGGTGCGCGCGGCGCTGCCGGACGCGGTGCTGTGCTTCATGCACCCGATCAAGACGCCGAGCGCGATCCGCGAGGCCTATCACGAACATGGCGTCAAGACCTTCAGCCTCGACACGGTCGAGGAGCTGGAGAAGATCGTCGAGGCGTGCCGCGATCCCGAAACCGGCGAGCCGGCGACGGACCTGCGCCTGTGCGTGAGGCTGCGCGTGTCCTCGGAATATTCCGAGCTGTCGCTCGCCAGCAAGTTCGGCTGCGACCTCACCGATGCGCCTGCGCTGTTGCAGCAGGTGCGCCAGCATTGCGACTGGCTCGGCGTGTGCTTCCACGTCGGCAGCCAGGCGATGACGCCGTTCGCCTTCGTCCAGGCGCTGGACCGCACCCGCGCGGCCATCGCCGAGGCTTCGGTCGTGATCGACATGATCGATGTCGGCGGCGGTTTCCCGAGCATCTATCCCGGGATGGAGCCGCCCCCGCTCGAGGATTACTTCGCGATCATCCACCATCATTTCTACGCGCTGCCCATCGCCTACAACGCGGAGCTGTGGTGCGAGCCCGGCCGCGCGCTGTGCGCGGAATACAGCTCGATGATCGTCAAGGTCGAAAAGCGCCGCGGAAGCGAACTCTACATCAACGACGGGGCCTATGGCGCGCTCTATGACGCCGCCCATGTCGCCTGGCGCTATCCGGTGAACGCGCTCGAGGAGGACCTGCGCGACGCCAACGAGGATTTCGCCTTCTACGGGCCGACCTGCGACGATGCCGATTACATGGCGGGACCTTTCCCGCTTCCCGGCGACATCCAGGCGGGCGACTATATCGAGATCGGGATGCTCGGCGCCTATGGCGCGGCGATGAAGACCGGCTTCAACGGCTTCGGCAATGCCGAAAAGGTGATCGTCACCGACGAGCCGATGATGAGCTGCTTCACCGGCGAGCGCGAGCGGCCGGCGACCGACAACGTGGTGAACCTGCGGTAGATCGGTCGGTAACGCACAAGGGAAGGGAGTGGCATGACGCTCCTGAAGGCGGTCGCCGGGATCGCGATGCTGTTTGCCGCGCGCGTGGAGGCAAGGGACGCAGCCCAGGCGTTCGCCAAGAATCGAACGCACGCCGGGGTTCGCTCTCGTCGAAGCGATGCCCTACCTCGAAAAAGGCCGCGGAACGCTCGCGAGCGGCTGCACGTCGGCCCTAGCCGAACCCCACGAAGCGCGCCGCCTCGTCGACGCTCTTGCGCCTTGAGACGACGGCGTTCGCCGGAAAGTCGGGATCGGGCCAGCCCATCGCGACCGCCTTCATGATGACCTCATCCTCCGGGATGCCGGCGTGTTCGCGCACCACGGGCGACTGCATGATCCCCTGCGAATTGATGACGCAGCCCAGCCCGCGCGACCATGCCGCATTGACCAGCGCGGTCGTCACCGCGCCGCAGTCGAAGGCGGTATCGTCGCTGTCCGAAAGCTCCCGGTCGTAGGTGACGATCACGCAGACCGGTGCATCGAACTGGCGAAACCCGCGCAGCACCCAGTCCTGCCGCGCCTCCTTGTCCTCGCGCGCGATGCCCATCGCGCCGAAGAGCTGCTTGGCGACTTCGACCTGGCGTTCGCGATGGACGCCCTCGAAGGCGTGTCCGCGGCGGAATTCGCGGCTGTCGGGGACGCCTGCCAGGATATTTTCGGTGTTGCCCCGGCGGATGCGGTCGAGCGGTTCGCCGGTGATGACGTGGAAATGCCAGGGCTGGGTGTTCATGCTGGTGGGCGAGCGCATCGCCATGCCAAGCACTTCCTCGATCAGCGCGCGCGGCACGGGCTTTTTCAGGTAGCCCCGGATCGAACGCCGTCCGAGCACCACTTCCGAATAGGTCTGGTCAGGCGATCCGCCCACGTCTCTCTCTCCCCGAATCTGTGCGGGCAAGGGCTAGCGCAGCACGCGCGCCGGGCAAAGGAGGCTGCGCCGGGCAGGGCAGGGCCGGCCCGCGCTGGCTCAGGCCGCCTGGCGCAGCGCCAGCCCCAGCCGGTCCCAGATCTCCACCAGCGCGTCCGTCAGCTCCGCGATCATCGGCGCAGTGTGCATCGGGCCGGGCGTGAAGCGCAGGCGCTCGGTCCCGCGCGGCACGGTGGGGAAGTTGATCGGCTGGACATAGACCCCGTATTCGGCGAGCAGGATGTCGCTGATCTGCTTCGCGCGGATCGGATCGCCGACCATCAGCGGCACGATGTGCGTGGTCGAATCCATCACCGGCAGGCCGGCGGCGGCGAGTTCGCGCTTGAGCAGGGCGGCATTGGCCTGCTGCGCCTCGCGCTCGACGCTCGACTGCTTGAGATGCCGCACCGAGGCGAGCACGCCCGCGACCAGCACCGGCGAAAGCGAGGTCGTGAAGATGAAGCCCGGCGCGTAGGAGCGGATGCAATCGATCACGCGCTTGTCCGCAGCGATGTATCCGCCCATCACCCCGAACGCCTTGCCCAGCGTGCCTTCGATGATGTCGATCCGGTGCGCCGCGCGGTCGCGTTCGGAAATGCCGCCGCCATGTTCGCCATACATCCCGACCGCGTGGACCTCGTCGATATAGGTCAGCGCCCCGTATTCCTCGGCGAGGTCGCAGATCGCGTGGATCGGGGCGACGTCGCCGTCCATCGAATAGACGCTTTCGAAGGCGATGACCTTGGGCGTTTCGGGGTCTTCGGCGGCGAGCAGTTCCTCGAGATGGGCGAGGTCGTTGTGACGGAAGATCCGTTTCTCGCAGCCCGAATTGCGAATCCCGGCGATCATGCTCGCGTGGTTGAGTTCGTCGGAGAAGATCACGCAGCCAGGCAGCAGGCGCGCAAGCGTCGAGAGCGTCGCGTCGTTCGAGACATAGCCGCTCGTGAACAGCAGCGCGCCTTCCTTGCCGTGGAGATCGGCCAGTTCGGCTTCGAGCTCGACATGGAGATGCGTGTTCCCGCCGATGTTGCGCGTGCCCCCGCTGCCAGCGCCCACATCGTGCAGCGCCGCTTCCATCGCGCCGATCACCTTGTCGTGCTGGCCCATGGCGAGATAGTCGTTCGAACACCACACCGTGATCGGCTTGGGCCCGTTGTGTCCGTGGAAACAGCGCGCATTGGGATAGGCGCCCTTGTTCCGCATGATGTCGATGAAGACGCGATACCGGCCTTCCTCGTGGAGGCGATCGATCGCCTGGTCGAAGATCTGATCGTAATTCACGTCGCGCCGGCTCTTGTCTGCTGGTTGTCCGAAGGGTCCCTTGCGGCGTTATCTAGGATTTGCGTGCGGTTTTGACCACCCGCGATCTTTGCAAGTGAGTTGCAACGTTTCAGAACGGTTCGGGCGGGGAAAACCCGCGCGCGGCGAGACACGGGCCAAGCCCCTCCGCCGCGCCGGGCGGTCCGGTGACGACGAAGCGGTTCGCACCCGGCGTCATGGCCTGGCCTTCGAGAAGGTGCGCGATGCGCCGCGCGATCCCCTCCGCCCCGTCGACGAGCGCAACGTCGGGACCGAAGGCGGCGCCCAGTTCCTCCTTCAGCAGCGAGAAATGCGTGCAGGCGAGCACGAGCGTGTCCATCTCCCCGCCGCGCGGCATCGCGGCAAGCCCGGCGCGCGCCTCCTCGACCGCAGCGAGGTCGAGCGCGCGAGAGCGCAGCTTGTCCTCGGCCAGAGCGACGAGGCCGGGGGCGGCGATGCGGTGGAGCGCCTTGCCCTGCGCGAACTCCGCCTCAAGATCGTCGACATAGCGCTGCCGGATCGTCGCGCCGGTGCCGACGAGGCCGATCACGCCGCTGCGGGTCATGGCCGCGGCGGGCTTGATCGCGGGGACGGTGCCGACGATCGGCACTTCGAGCACGTCGCGCACCATGCCGAGCGCGATGGTGCTGGCGGTGTTGCAGGCGATGCACACGAGCCGCGGGCGAAACCTCTCGCTCATCCGCCCGAGCAGCCCGGCGACCCGCGCCGCGACCTGCGCTTCGGTCTTCTCGCCATAGGGCAGGCCCGCGAGGTCGGCGGCGTAGATCACCGGCGCATCGGGCAGGACTTCGCGCAAGGCGTCGTAGACGGTCAGCCCGCCGACGCCCGAGTCGAACAGGAGGATGGGAGAGGATGCGTCAGCCATTTCGGCCGGGCCGATGGCCGAGGCGCCCGGGCGCGTCAACTTTCCGGTTTGCGCTCGATTTTCAGCACGCGGCGCACCTCGATGCCCATCTCGGCAAGGCTCGCCTCGTGCCAGAGGTCGAATTCGCGGCGCGAAACCCGGCCGTCCCCATCGGTGTCCGCCTCCCTGTAGAACGCCGCTATCCGTTCGGCGTCCGGGTCATCGCCCGGCACCAATTCTCGTTCGCCGGCCTCTTGCCTGTCCGGTTGGCTGTCCGGCTCGCCAAGCACGCCGGTGACGAAGGGCGACTCGGCACCTTCGAGAAACCCGCTCCCGTCTTCGTCGAGCAGGGCGAAGACGCGCTCGGACCCGGGTTCGAGCTCGATCTCCAGCGGTCCGGTGGCCGGGGCCGAGGACCAGACGGCAATGACGACGATACTCGCGACAAACATGGCAATGCCTCCAGCAAGAGCGGTTCGGTGCTGCCATGATTTGCGCGGTCCGGGCGCGGATCGAAGGTCCGGCGGATCGGCTACGGCCTGCCCGCACCCTGCCGCCGGGCCTTCGGCGTCCGCCAGCATCCGCGCCGCTTCGAGCGAACTCGCCGCGCCCAGCTTGGTGCGCGCCATCTTCAGCCGCTTCTCCACCGCGTGATGCGATATGCCGAGATCGAGCGCGATTTCCTTGGCGGTCCGGTGGTCCAGCCACAGGCGCAAGGCCTCCTTCTCGCGCTCGGTGAGCCTTGAGGTGGGATGCGTGGTTTCCATCGCCGCGAGACTAGCCACGCCCGGAGAGGCGCGAAAGTATGGTCGGACCGTAATTTCGCCGCGAGCCGGCACGGCTTGCACATAGGTTTCGACGAATCGCGCGAGCCAGCTATTACGGCCTCATGGAACCGTTCATCGCCGCCCTGCTGGGATATCTCTCCGGCTCGATCCCCTTCGGCCTCCTGCTGACCTTGGCGGCCGGGAAAGGCGACGTCCGCAAGCAGGGCAGCGGCAATATCGGGGCGACCAACGTGCTGCGGACGGGGTCGAAAGGGCTGGCGGCGGCGACGCTGCTGCTCGATCTGGCCAAGGGGCTTGCGCCCGTGATCGCGGCGGGGATGCTGTGGCCGGGCGAGACGGGCGAGGTGGCGAAAGCCTTCGCGGCCGGCGGTGCGGTGCTCGGGCACTGCTTCCCCGCCTGGCTCGGCTTCAGCGGCGGGAAAGGCGTCGCCACCAATGCCGGCGTTTCCTTCGGCCTCGCCTGGCCCGTGGGGCTTGCCTATGCGCTGGTGTGGCTGTCGATCCTGTTCCTGTTCCGCATCTCCTCGCTCGCGGGGATGAGCGCGGTGGTCGCCGCCGCTGCCGCTGCGCCGCTGTTCGGCTATCCCGAATATTTCCCCGTGCTGGGCGCGATCGCCGCGCTGATCTTCTGGCTCCACCGGGAAAACATCGCCCGCCTGACGAAAGGCGAGGAGCCGAGGGTGGGGGGGAAGAAGGCCTCGTGAAACGGGCAAGGAGCGCGCTTTCGCGCGAAGACCGGGCAATGGCGCTGCACAGGGCGACAGGTTCCCGCTTTTGCAGGAATTGGCGAGGATGACGGGCGGGGCATTGTCGCAGGCCGAGGCTTTTGCCCGCATTCGCCTGCTGCGCTCGCCCAATATCGGCCCGGTCAGCTACGCCCAGCTCCTCGCCCGGTTCGGCACGGCGGCCGCCGCGCTCGATGCGCTCCCCGATCTCGCGCGGCGGGGGAGGGAGGCCTATCGCCCCGCGCCCGCCCAGCGGATCGAACGCGAGGTGGAGGCGGTGCGCCGCAGCGGCGCGCGCTACCTCTTCCACGACCAGCCCGATTACCCCGCGCTGCTCGGCGAACTCGAGAGCGCGCCGCCGATCCTCACCTGCCGGGGCGACCTTGCGCTGGCCGCGCGGCCCTGCGTCGCGATCGTGGGTGCGCGCAACGCCTCGGCCGCCGCGGTCAAGCTGGCGCGCGACTTTGCCGCGGGACTGGCGGAGGCCGGCTTCACCGTCGTCTCGGGCCTCGCGCGCGGGATCGACGGGGCGGCGCACGAGGGCGCCCTGGGCCGCGGATCCCGGGCCACCATCGGCGTGATCGCGAGCGGGATCGACATCGCCTATCCGCCCCAGCACGCCGACCTCCAGGAACGCATTGCGAGCGAGGCGTTGCTGATCGCCGAACAGCCCCCGGGGACCGAGCCGCGCGGACGCCATTTCCCCAGCCGCAACCGCATCATCGCGGGCCTGGCGAGCGGCACGCTGGTGGTCGAGGCCGCGCCGCGATCGGGTTCGCTCATCACCGCGCGGCTGGCGGGCGAGGCGGGGCGCGAGGTCATGGCGATCCCCGGATCTCCGCTCGATACCCGTTCGCAGGGGTGCAATCAGTTGATCCGCGACGGGGCGGTGCTGGTCCAGTCGGTCGAAGAGGTGATCGAACTGCTCGAAGGGTTCACCGGGCAGCCGCGCTCGACCTTCCGGGTCGGGGAGGCATCATCCGCGTTCGATTACGAGGAATTGCGGAAGCTCGAATGGGGCGAGGCGCGCAAGGAGCATGGCGGAGACAGGATCGCGGGGCTGCTGACCAAGGCGCCGATCGCGCTCGATGAGCTGATCCGCCAATCGGGCGCGACCCCGGCGGCGGTCCACATGGCGCTGCTCGAACTGGAACTGGCGGGCGAGATCGAGCGGCACGACGGCGGCCTCGTCAGCCTGTCGGGAGCATCGGGAGCGTCATCCTAGCCGCGCTCGGCGAAGATCACCCCGCAGGCGACCCGGTCACCGGCCGAAGCCATGGTGCGGTAATCGTCCGCCCGGGCATGGACCATGATCGTCGAACCGTCGCCATCGGCAAGGGTGAAGGGATAGCGCCCGTTGTCCGGCCCGCGCAGC contains these protein-coding regions:
- a CDS encoding saccharopine dehydrogenase family protein, which translates into the protein MSTVLVIGAGGVSSVCVHKMAMNRQIFTDIHLASRTRSKCDAIARSVKQRTGVDVETYEIDAEEVPAMVNLIRKVKPALVVNLALPYQDLPIMDACLEAGVDYLDTANYEPKDEARFEYKWQWAYHDRFREAGLMALLGSGFDPGVTSVFTMWLKKHRLKSIRQLDILDCNGGDHGQAFATNFNPEINIREVTAPARHWENGEWVETPAMQVRTEFDFEAVGVRNAYMMYHEELESITRFNPEIERARFWMTFGDEYIKHLTVLQNVGMTSIEPVKYQGREIIPLQFLAAVLPKPETLGETTRGNTNIGVIATGEALDGSGEKTFYINNICSHEAAYRETGNQAVSYTTGVPAMIGAAMMVTGQWRGEGVFNMEEMDPDPFMEMLNEHGLPWQVKELEGPVDF
- a CDS encoding carboxynorspermidine decarboxylase → MQTKAGDPGAFAHFDLSRVDSPAFVVDAAKLRANCRVLAEVRDAAAADGASIKVFAALKAFSMWSTAHIIGEYLDGVSTSGLWEARLASEFYDGEIATYSAAFKPDELEEVCRLSDHVIFNSPGQMQRAALILEQAAASGGDVSVGLRINPQVATGEVPRYDPSSPGSRLGFPLDQLTEEHMEGVEGIHFHNLCEQAFEPLARTWDRVFDAIEPFFGQLKWINMGGGHHITRADYEREELVEFLKDAAEDTGAEIIIEPGEAVALDAGILIGTLLDTGFNEVPIGVTDVSATCHMPDVIEAPYRPAMLNELTDDSIPIRLGGPSCLAGDVIGDYRLPVAAEPGARFAFLDQAHYSMVKTNTFNGVALPSIWLWDSDTDALDCVKRFDYEDFRDRLS
- a CDS encoding DUF3137 domain-containing protein — encoded protein: MRADVNQLMQGRLGEWLASQSDMRASARQVAASRWTWGAGGLLVLFALVPFGPDWLTGFQWHLLVGGGLAVWWWGYRPIGEAKQQIKLGINSAIARSLGVSYEHAVEPGAEFEAAKRYGLVPAFGRSGFEDRWHGTLEGHAFNLYEAHLEERRGSGKNRRWVTVFRGVIIQMAFGRPFHSTTLLQRAGEHRKWFGLGGTKDSVRFDGHQLDFVDQVHPDFEEKFGLFSDDQVEARVLVHPSYIEHLLRLETAFGAKELRALFVRGEVILAVEGEDLFESGTMDARQDRARAEQTAEQFAALAALALAINQTERGRAMGAARMPDANEAGPVTGDAIAPPSVAPIAARSAARPGARFGRKGL
- a CDS encoding LemA family protein, producing the protein MVDILGWFWTSAMLVIAAGLVVLIIAIYNNLVSLRQNVRQGVADIDAQLRQRHDLIPNLVEAVKGYAGHESATLEAVVEARNRAAQGGPNSASEQRLRVALDNLLALGEAYPDLKASANFQELQRELADVEDKLAAARRALNAAVSRFNTARESFPAVLFAGMLGFSEADFNRLDDSERGTVDQVPAISF
- a CDS encoding type III PLP-dependent enzyme, whose amino-acid sequence is MLTFPDAKAVARALRPDEPVILNRPHAARRAAQFFVDRFPGKVLYAVKANPAPDLIEVLWDAGVTHYDVASIAEVRLVRAALPDAVLCFMHPIKTPSAIREAYHEHGVKTFSLDTVEELEKIVEACRDPETGEPATDLRLCVRLRVSSEYSELSLASKFGCDLTDAPALLQQVRQHCDWLGVCFHVGSQAMTPFAFVQALDRTRAAIAEASVVIDMIDVGGGFPSIYPGMEPPPLEDYFAIIHHHFYALPIAYNAELWCEPGRALCAEYSSMIVKVEKRRGSELYINDGAYGALYDAAHVAWRYPVNALEEDLRDANEDFAFYGPTCDDADYMAGPFPLPGDIQAGDYIEIGMLGAYGAAMKTGFNGFGNAEKVIVTDEPMMSCFTGERERPATDNVVNLR
- a CDS encoding nitroreductase; its protein translation is MGGSPDQTYSEVVLGRRSIRGYLKKPVPRALIEEVLGMAMRSPTSMNTQPWHFHVITGEPLDRIRRGNTENILAGVPDSREFRRGHAFEGVHRERQVEVAKQLFGAMGIAREDKEARQDWVLRGFRQFDAPVCVIVTYDRELSDSDDTAFDCGAVTTALVNAAWSRGLGCVINSQGIMQSPVVREHAGIPEDEVIMKAVAMGWPDPDFPANAVVSRRKSVDEAARFVGFG
- the hemA gene encoding 5-aminolevulinate synthase, whose amino-acid sequence is MNYDQIFDQAIDRLHEEGRYRVFIDIMRNKGAYPNARCFHGHNGPKPITVWCSNDYLAMGQHDKVIGAMEAALHDVGAGSGGTRNIGGNTHLHVELEAELADLHGKEGALLFTSGYVSNDATLSTLARLLPGCVIFSDELNHASMIAGIRNSGCEKRIFRHNDLAHLEELLAAEDPETPKVIAFESVYSMDGDVAPIHAICDLAEEYGALTYIDEVHAVGMYGEHGGGISERDRAAHRIDIIEGTLGKAFGVMGGYIAADKRVIDCIRSYAPGFIFTTSLSPVLVAGVLASVRHLKQSSVEREAQQANAALLKRELAAAGLPVMDSTTHIVPLMVGDPIRAKQISDILLAEYGVYVQPINFPTVPRGTERLRFTPGPMHTAPMIAELTDALVEIWDRLGLALRQAA
- the murI gene encoding glutamate racemase; protein product: MADASSPILLFDSGVGGLTVYDALREVLPDAPVIYAADLAGLPYGEKTEAQVAARVAGLLGRMSERFRPRLVCIACNTASTIALGMVRDVLEVPIVGTVPAIKPAAAMTRSGVIGLVGTGATIRQRYVDDLEAEFAQGKALHRIAAPGLVALAEDKLRSRALDLAAVEEARAGLAAMPRGGEMDTLVLACTHFSLLKEELGAAFGPDVALVDGAEGIARRIAHLLEGQAMTPGANRFVVTGPPGAAEGLGPCLAARGFSPPEPF
- a CDS encoding LuxR C-terminal-related transcriptional regulator, whose protein sequence is MASLAAMETTHPTSRLTEREKEALRLWLDHRTAKEIALDLGISHHAVEKRLKMARTKLGAASSLEAARMLADAEGPAAGCGQAVADPPDLRSAPGPRKSWQHRTALAGGIAMFVASIVVIAVWSSAPATGPLEIELEPGSERVFALLDEDGSGFLEGAESPFVTGVLGEPDSQPDRQEAGERELVPGDDPDAERIAAFYREADTDGDGRVSRREFDLWHEASLAEMGIEVRRVLKIERKPES
- the plsY gene encoding glycerol-3-phosphate 1-O-acyltransferase PlsY codes for the protein MEPFIAALLGYLSGSIPFGLLLTLAAGKGDVRKQGSGNIGATNVLRTGSKGLAAATLLLDLAKGLAPVIAAGMLWPGETGEVAKAFAAGGAVLGHCFPAWLGFSGGKGVATNAGVSFGLAWPVGLAYALVWLSILFLFRISSLAGMSAVVAAAAAAPLFGYPEYFPVLGAIAALIFWLHRENIARLTKGEEPRVGGKKAS
- the dprA gene encoding DNA-processing protein DprA codes for the protein MTGGALSQAEAFARIRLLRSPNIGPVSYAQLLARFGTAAAALDALPDLARRGREAYRPAPAQRIEREVEAVRRSGARYLFHDQPDYPALLGELESAPPILTCRGDLALAARPCVAIVGARNASAAAVKLARDFAAGLAEAGFTVVSGLARGIDGAAHEGALGRGSRATIGVIASGIDIAYPPQHADLQERIASEALLIAEQPPGTEPRGRHFPSRNRIIAGLASGTLVVEAAPRSGSLITARLAGEAGREVMAIPGSPLDTRSQGCNQLIRDGAVLVQSVEEVIELLEGFTGQPRSTFRVGEASSAFDYEELRKLEWGEARKEHGGDRIAGLLTKAPIALDELIRQSGATPAAVHMALLELELAGEIERHDGGLVSLSGASGASS